A segment of the Centroberyx gerrardi isolate f3 unplaced genomic scaffold, fCenGer3.hap1.cur.20231027 Scaffold_172, whole genome shotgun sequence genome:
CAAGtgccaaagtgaaaataaagaatgtaTGGACTAAATTTAAGCAGGAATCTGTACTAAATAGAAAAACAGTTGTTTTTAAATGCCATATTTATAGGGCTGCCAAATTTACTCAAAGACAAAATTACAAAGCATATAACTTGGAAGAATGCCTACTGAATTGAAAAAGTTAACTTAAAGCCCATAGCAGTGGCAAAATTATTCCCTAAGACAATAGACCTATAGCATGGGAGCAGTGTCAAGTCAGAATAGTAATGTACAGCTGAATAATACAGATGAATCATGCACTGGAAAACTGCACTCTTATTCCATTGGCTTTCATTTATGAAACAAGCTCAAGAAAAAACGTTTGGAATATGCCGTTTcaatttgtaaacaaaagttattttcttaaatattagttataaaaatgtaaactcGTTTAAAATAACAGATCAAATCCAGGTTCCATTCTCTGGGGTCCCTCTGGTTTATTTTGCCATCTAGTGGATCAAGCTTGGCATAAACTGTAAAGCTCTGATCTGTGCTAGTCAACACAAGcaccaaaaaaacacattcaattgTGCTTAAAAATCAATTTATGCAActtgttattatgttattatcaGTGGTACATTGTGATTAAAGAGTGTATCTAAgagtgtaaaccaagaacaCCACACAAGTTGAGATGTTAATATTTTACTCTTGGTAGACAGCTGCTATAAGCAACACTGCTTCTGTCTAAACTGAACTGACAGTTTCCAGATCCAGTAAATTACTGAACAGAATGAATTAAACTGTATGACATAATTAGTCTGCGGTCTCTGTGTATGAAAAATGAGGTCTCTTGGAGTGATGTGGCAGTAATATGGGCCATGATACAGGGAAAACTGTCCTGTTAATGACCCTGAATCTGAACTGTGTGAGCCCCATTGTCCAAACTATAGCCTTGTCTCCCATAAACAGAGTAGTTGGGACAGAATGAAGGCAGCTACTCCTGGCAGACAGTGGTCCAGTGCCGATGAGGGGAATCCCACCAGCAGTCTCATCGTTTATGCCCAATACAGTGAGCATAAAGCCAAATAACAGGCCAGATGGCAATAACTATCCTTGTGCGTGCGTTCAAATCATCCACTTTCATGGTTTAACATGCAGCTTTTCCTACTTTGCAAACTGAGAAACAGTGCTGTTCACAGTTAAGTATTTAATATGAATTGCATTTCCCCAGTTTCTGCAGTTTGATCATTTACAATACATCTTGGCTGGCAAAACATTTAATTGATGTAACAGCTAAAAGGcggggggaaaaagaaagaaaagaaaacaagatcCTGTGTTGTTTCTAGTTAGATGAAATGACTGTAATTAAGTGGCTGCCTCATGCCATAGAGAGGTTAACAGTCATCATTTAAGCATTAAATGAGACAGTTTCTTCTTTTATTGTGGCTGACCACACTGGCATCACCATATCCTGTTACAAaggactgctctctctctctggaagcCATCCACTTGAAAGGATACACTGAGCACATCCAAGCCCTCTATGGAAAATGGGTTTGGGTATCCAATTAACACAGTTTGGATAACCAGTCATGGCATGTGCATGAGAGTTTTCTTCACTACTAAACACTTATTATGGCCATTATGGGCATACAGTGAACATTTCAGAAGTCAAAGAGCGTCACTTTGTAAACCATGCCAAATGTCGCTTCACGCTACATTTAAATGTCTTCTATTTGATAGAAAAATGAATTACTGATCCATCACAGTGAATTTGGTAGCTGGTATGTTGGAGCCTTCACAGATCTAAAGTTAGGATGTGGGACCTCTGACCCTTCAGCATGAGATCTGACTTTCAAAGAATGGAATGAAAGTTATTCAGCAAACTTCCGTCTGCAGCCCAGCCAAGAGACACCATAAGCCCGCACAAATCCTCTGACAAATAAAAGGGAGTGTCTCTCTGGTCTCGCTCAGCTCACAGATGCTACCAATGAACCTAAATCAATCCTTTGAAGTATGGGTGGTGCCAGCTCTGTCTAAAAGGAAGAATCTGCAGCTATGTTATGGGAGCGTTGTCTCACAGAAACCCTTGAGTGACCCAAGGTGTGGAGGTTAGAGAAGGAAGCTTGTGAGTGGAGGGTCACTAGTTTGAATTTGTGGATAAAATCTGGCCAAGGAACATGGAAGTGTATTCCCTCTACTTTCCTCAACAACTAGGCTACTGTCAAGATGTTCTTGAGCAACTTAATAAAAATCTCCCATGTGTAATTTGTGTTAGTCTGCGAGTGTGGACAAGATCAACAAgcaattgtaaaaaataaagacagacaaTTTTAACTTTCTATGTACCAAGCAGCTTGTCCTTAGGCTACTTAATTTTCCCAGTATAGACTATAAACTCCATAAATTGTCTTTTTCTATCTTAACTGATATGTAGGCCTAGTGTTATGTAGAAACTGAAATTGTAATGcttggattttgtgtgtgtgtgtgtgtgtgtgtgtgtgtgtgtgtgtgtgtgtgtgtgtgtgtgtgtgtgtgagagagagagagagagagagagagagagagagagagagagagagagagaagagatttaTTGGTCATGTAGTGTAGAGCCGCTCCAGTCCAGTAGATGTCGCCCTAAGATTCTCACTGTAGTCAATCTGTGTCACGTTTCCTGCTAATTCTTCTTCGTGGGTGAGGAAAGTGTCCTCCATGGTGTCATTGTAGTGTGTTGAGGTTGAATATCCAGAAAGAAATAATGTCTGGGTACACGCCAGACGAAAAGCTCCGTGTGGAGCAGATCACGAAGCTCCGGAGGCAGTGGCTGAAGGACCAGGAGCTCAGCCCGAGGGAGCCGGTGGTCCAGGCCAAAGCTCCCGGCCCCGTCGGGAGGTTCTGGGCTAGCTTTCTGGAGCCCAAGAGTCTGTGGAGGCTTTATGTGAGTAGACTGTATTGGCCAGCTAGGTGGCAAACTAACTTCGATGACAGGGCGCCTGCAGGTGCTTAGACTCCTGCGAAATATCACTTAAGTAGAAACAAAGCGACCGGTTTTGATGCTCGCTGACAGCTTCGTCGAAAATAGTGACTTTAGTTTCCCGAGCCGTTATGTTCGCTCGCTTGCAACGCTGTGTTGTGATACAGCTGCTGTTTTTATGCTTATTTTGTGGGTGAATGTGGTGTCAAAGGTGATTTAAATTGGAATTTAAGGGTCATAAGAAGTAAGATTCGTAAGAAGTCTTAAATGTAACTTGCAGAAACCCGTAAACACCCGGAACTACACGAATTGTAGTTCCgtgtataattgtgtgtgtgtaattcacAACTGTTCATATCTTTCTGCTCCTATCGCCTGTGTTGATGTTGAGGTTCTGGACAGTGTGATCATAAATTTACACTTTTATGAGCCTAATGTATTCGGCAGTTGACTCTACATTTGATTCCACATTTTAACTGCCATAATGAGAATTATAACTTAACGTTAACACGTTGTGGTTTTACAAGGTATCCCGAACGGCATTTTATTCATGTATTACTTCAACTAACTGGAGATCTTCTTGACATCTTGAATCTCTCGAATATCGCATgtcgaatcatatcgtgagatatGCATATTATCGTCCAAGACTTTGTCTGAGTTGTTTGGCTCCACTCCTCCTTTCAGCATGCATTCAGTCTATATATTACCTGTGTGCAGCAGCTGGGATAAATATTGTTAATCTTCATGCACTTCTCTTTATTAATATGTATCTGCCTATAATGTTTATCTCCTTACAGACCTACAAAGCATACACAGGTGGAGTGTTCACGTTAACGCGGCTGCTGATACCTGCCTGGGTCATTCACTACTACGTGAAGTACCATGTTGCTGTAAGTTAACAGAAATGTTTTACATTATGTGATGAATAATGATCATTATGAAATTGTAACTGTGTAATAGTTACTAGAATTGGACATCTGCAATATTGTACTATGAAATGGGTCAATGTAGTAAGCAAGTAGAGAGTAAGATAACTAGTAAGCAAAATAGACACCAGTATCACTTGCATCTGGGTATGTTACATAACTGGTAAATAAGCATCATTTTTACCACAAGATGTAGATTGTATGCTTTGATGAGCAGGGCGCAGTAGTTATGCACATGAGTTTGTTAGACCTCCAGTGTTCAGCATTTGAatggcctctgattggctgattttCTCTTATTATTGCTGTTTTAAGTTGTCCATGCACTGTGCATGTAGTCACTTGTACTTGTTTACTAAGTTATTGAATAATTATTTGAATTGAATAAAAGAACGGTGAAACAGATTTCAACATTCAACAGTGTTTAGGTATTCAGTGTGTTAGATTCTCTTTTGTATGTGACAAAGCGGGTATAGgatccatttctcattcatcCATTTCTCACTTTCAGTTCATGAACGGAAAGTTTAGCGATGTCACCATGAAAAGAAAGATAGGCCTAAGTACTAACAATATCGTTGTCTCCCCCCCACAGCAAAGGCCATATGGCATTGTGGAATTGAAACCCAAGCTGTTCCCGGTAAGGATacctcatttattcatttttgcattGTTCTTTTGATTTCCT
Coding sequences within it:
- the LOC144538429 gene encoding NADH dehydrogenase [ubiquinone] 1 beta subcomplex subunit 6-like; amino-acid sequence: MSGYTPDEKLRVEQITKLRRQWLKDQELSPREPVVQAKAPGPVGRFWASFLEPKSLWRLYTYKAYTGGVFTLTRLLIPAWVIHYYVKYHVAQRPYGIVELKPKLFPGDTILETGEVVPDLPESHGHH